Within the bacterium genome, the region TAAGGCGGTATGTTTTAAGGAGGCTTTAGCGCCAGAATTTAAAACATATCAACAACAAATTCTCGATAATGCTCAAGCCCTGGCGAAAACCATTTCACAAAGCGGCCTTCGACTCGTTTCCGGCGGAACCGACAATCATTTGATGCTCGTGGACCTCAGGCCCAAGGGTATTACAGGTAAGATCGCCGAAAAGGCTTTAGATGCAGCTGGAATAACGGTGAATAAGAATACCATCCCCTTTGACCCGGAGAAGCCTTTTGTCACTAGCGGAATAAGGATAGGAACCCCAGCTATCACTACCAGAGGCATGGGAACCGATGAAATGAAGAAAATTGGCGAGTGGATTGTCGAGGTTATCGAGAACCACGAAAACGAAGCTCGACTCGAAGAAATAAGGAAACAGGTTGCGGAGCTTTGTTCAGATTTCCCGGTTTACCCGGAACTATATAAATAATGGCCTTTTCTTCTAAAATGGCCAAATGGACCGAATGGGCTTTTCTTAAAAAAGCCTCTTGTCCTCAAACTGAATTCAAGGAATTTAGTTCTCGTTTTAGGCAGACCTTAATTGTGTTGCCGAAAGGCTATGATGATTCCATGATCAAATTAGCTAAGGAAATTGACCAAATTCTTGGAGGCGGGATTAAGTCGGTAGTTGCATGGGAAAAGCCTGATATAATTGAAAGAGTGGAATCTTTAGTAATTGAAAGCAAGGATATTAACATATTTGGGTGGCCAAAAAAGTCGTTCGCTTCCAAGTTCAAGGATTTTACTGCCTCTATCGACCTTTCGCCAGCATTCGAGATACCTATCTCTGCTTTGCCCGCGATGGCCGGTATAAACACTCGCTTGGGTTATGACGAATCACATGCTGGTAATATCTATAATGTTGTTATTAATGGTAGGATGGAAGAAGTATTAAAAATATTGATGGGAAATAGAAATGGGAAATAGAACGAACGATAAAAATTACAGAGAAAAATTGCCATCGCATTATTCGCTTTCGGTAATAGTGCCTGCATATAATGAAGTCGATAATATCCTTCCTCTCGCGAAGGAATTCGAGGTTTTTCTCTCTCGACAGAAATTTCGTGCCGAGGTTATTGTCGTAGATGATGGTTCAGATGACGGCACTGCGGAGAAAACTCTCGAACTCGCGGTCAAATATCCTTTTCTAAAATTAGTCAAACATAAGCAGAATATGGGCAAAACTGCCGCTATCGAAACGGGTTTTTCGGTGAGCAAGGGTAAGCGCATCGCGATCTTCGACGCGGACCTTCAGTATGACCCATACGACCTTAAACGCATGATGGATAAGCTCGACCGCGGTTATGGTATTGTTAGCGGGATTAAAAAGGGACAATATCAGAAGCCACTTGTGAGCAAAATTTACAATTTTCTTACACGCAGGCTTTTCGGGATCAATGTCAAGGACATGAACTCGATGAAGATGCTTCGTAGAGAGGTGATGGCAGAGCTATTTCTCAGAAAAGATTGGCATAGATTCATGGTAGTTCTGGCCTCTCAGAGGGGTTATCGTGTCGCGGATATACCGGTAAAACTGAGGCCAAGGCTTCATGGCAAACCGAAATATAGTGGTTTTGGGCGGATATTTATCGGCTTGACCGATTTACTTGCGGTTTGGTTATCCGAGAAGATTTTTCGTAAACCCATGCTTTATTTTGGGAGTACTGGATTTATATCTCTCCTTTTGGCTGGAGGGTTAGCGCTTTTCATTTTCATTGCACGCCTGGGATTCCACTGGGGCTATCCTCCACTTCAGACAATTTTAATTTTATTAATCTCTGTATCGGGATTTACTTTCACTCTGGGGTTTTTAGCCGAGGCAATAGCCAATTTACGCGACAGAGTCGAATTCCTTATGCTTAAACAGCAAAATATCGAAGCTCCAAAACTCGAAGTTGCAAAGAAGCAGGATTATCAAAAAAAGGAGCGACCGACTTACAACAAATCAGAGCGAAACGATTTTAATGATAAAAGTAGGCCTTCTTCCCCTGAGAGGGAAAGTAAAAAAAGCCATGATCGCCGGCCAGACAATAAACCATCCGAATCGAAAAAGCTCCCAAAGAAAAAGATTCATATCACGGAGAAAAAAAATAAGAAGGAAGCTATTAAGGAACCCGCTTTAGAAAAAGAGGTGGTGAATAAACCCTCGGAGAAGTCTTTCGAAATAGTTCAAAGGCAACAATCTTGGGGACGGTCTGGAAGAGTAACACATAAAAATGTTGTTGCTAATAAGAAGGATAATTCTCGCGAAAAAATCGAGCAACTAGCCAAGGATATTGATAGCGACGCCAAGTTAGGTTGTAAGATTGGAAGCCATGAAAATAAATAATACTTTCGTTTATTGAGGAAGAGTAGATCAATTGATGACTCATTTTTTAACAATTGACCTTGAGGACTGGTATCACGCCCATTATCCGGGGTTTGATTTTAGGGCTTTCAAACCCGACGAAAGAAGGGTTGAACCGGCTACGGAAAGGCTTCTCGAACTTCTTGATAAACATCAAACGAAAGCTACCTTTTTTACTCTTGGGGTCATAGCAAGGGATTTTCCAGGTTTGATTAAGAGAATAAAAGATGAGGGTCATGAAATCGCCTGTCATGGTTGGGACCACGATTTGATAGACTCATTGCCCGGAGAGTTTTTATTTAACAACATTAATAGGGCCAAGGAATTATTGGAAGATGTATCCGGCGAGGAAGTTATCGGATTTCGTAGCCCAAATTTTTCGGTTAATCCTGCTAATTGGAACAGGTATCTTGACGCACTCGATAAAAGCGGCTTTAAATATGATTCGAGCGCATACGCAGGCAGGCTATATTACGGCGGTATGGACGGGATTGCAAATAAAACCGGTAAGATTGAGGGCCACGAACTTCATGAGTTTCCGCCTTCGGTAGGTAGGTTTTTAATTTACAGGTTCCCTTTAGGTGGATTTTATTTAAGGTTTTTTCCGGTCAGCGTAATGAAGGGGGCTATAAAGAGGATAGAACGCCGCGGTCAGAGAGCAGTTTTATACCTTCATCCCAAGGATATCGATGGAGATAATCCGAGATTACCGGTAAACGCTGTTTATAACCAGGTCCATTTAATGGGCGTTAAAAAAGGTTATACAAAACTTAACGAATTATTATCCAGTTTTAATTTTATGCGGATTTCCGATTATTGTATTGACTCGCGTAGTCGCAAAGTTTTAACGCCTGTTTTATCGGGATAACATTAGGTGAATTATATTTTGAAAAAAGAAAATCTAAATATATTGGTGCATAGTATATATTTCCCTCCAGAAGTAGGGGGATTGGAATCACATATTTATACCTTAGCCAAGACTCAGATTGAGAAAGGTCATTCTGTTCATGTAGTCACCAGCCGTTCAGGGGATTTTCCTAAAACCGAAACAATGGGAAAGATAACTGTTGAACGTAGGTTCTGTCCCAATAAGAGGTTTTCGGGTTGGTTAACGACTACCCTTGCGGGTATCCCCGCTATGAAAAGGAAGTTTTCGTGGGCTGATATTTGCCATGTTCACACCTTTCCTTCCATTATCCCTGCGATAAAGTTACATAGAAAAGGCATCCCCCTTGTGGCCTCTATACACACAAGCCATTTTGTAAGGCTTTCAGACAAGAAGCTGTGGCGCCCGATATTGAAGAAGTTACTCTCATATCCTGATGTTATCTTAACAGCTTCTAAAACGATTCAGGAAATCTGCAGAGGGTTTCACCCATCCAAGCCAATCTATGCCCTTGTCAATGCCACGGATACCGGTTTTTTCAAGCCGGTTGAACCGGTCATTAAAAGGCCTTCCTTTGACACAAAAATGCTCTTTATTCCCAGTCGATTATATGAGATTAAAGGCATCGAGTATGCGATTCGCGCTTTACCAACAATCCGTAATAAGCAAAATGTGCATTTATATATTGTCGGGGATGGCCCCCTCCGAGGCAGATTAGACGAATTATCTGCTTCGTTAGGAATACAGGAATTCATCCATTTCCTTGGAACAGTTCCACACATTGATATGCCCGGCATAATTTCGTCGGCGGACCTTGTTGTTTTACCTTCACTTATGGAGGCAACGAGCATAGCAGCACTGGAAGCTATGTCTTGCGAAAAACCAATTATAGCTTCAGATGTCGGTGGTCTTCCCGAAATAATCGATGATCAAAGTGGAATTCTTGTCCCACCCAAAAAACCCAAAGCTTTAGCCGAAGCTATCTTGGAAATGCTTTCATTTCCCGAGGAAAAAAGAAGGTCGATGGGAGCACATGCCAGAGAGAGAGTTAAGAATAATTGGTCGGTTAATAAACTAACCGATAAGGTTTTAGCTCATTACGAAGAGGCTTTTGAAATAAATAAAAGAAACAAATTATTATGAATTTGATTATCGACGCGGGAGTTTTTATATGGTTAAACCAATGAAAAAACAAGGGTTGTCGCCCAAATTTCTTTGGGGTATCGGCATCTTTCTAGCTCTATTCGGAGTCCTTTTTGGATATTTTTTGTGGGATATTGAATCTCCAAATATTGGGGGTTTGACTTTCGCTTTAGTGGCCTTAACCGGCTTGCCTTTGGCCATGGCCGTATTCAACTCCAAACGCGATGGTGTGTTCTTATTTTTATTTCTTTGGATAACGGCCTATTTTTTCTCGAGATTCATTTTTGGCGGTGGTATGCTTTTTGGGACAGACACAATGGGATTGGGCTATTTTTCACACAGTTTTTATAGAGCACATTTTGCCCAGTTCGGTTCGTATCCATTATGGGAAAATCTACTCCACGGGGGAATGCCATTTCATGCAGGTATGCATGGCGATGTTCTTTATCCGACAAGGATATTAGAGCTTATATTGCCTATTCACTATGCACTCGGTTTAAAGCTGGTGCTTCATGTTTGGCTTGCAGGATTCTTTATGTTTGGTTTCCTAAGGAGCCTCGGATTTTGTAAAGGAGCTTCTTTTTTTGGAGGGCTGGCATATATGTTCGGCCCGTATTTCGTTAGTTACATTTATGCTGGTCACGATGGTAAGATGTTTGTCATTATGCTTCTTCCTTTGGCTTTTTGGGCACTGGAGCTTGCACTCCGAGATGGCAAATTATGGCGTTATCTTCTATTTGGACTGACATATTCGTTGATGGTCATTTCAGCGCACATGCAGATGGCCTATTTTGCCTCGTGGGCTATAGGAGCTTACTTCGTTTTTAGAATAATCAGGTTGCTTTTAAAAGAAAAAACAATAAAGAACGCCTCGAAACATGTTTCTATTTTTATACTTGCAGTATTATTTGCCCTTTTGATTACAACGCTTCAGATTTATCCTCCTTTTAAATACCTTGGCGAATATTCTCAGAGAACCCAGAGAACGGAGGTATCCGGTTACGAATGGTCAACCAGTTGGGCATTACATCCCGAGGAAATGGGTGGGTTATTTTTTCCTGAGTTTGCTGGGATAAATGTCGAGAATACCAATACATACTGGGGGCATAACGCATTCAAACTTAATTCGGATTATTTTGGAATTATTATTTTTCTCCTGGCTATCGGTGCGGTTATATTTATTAGGAAACCTCGAACATGGTTCTTTTTTGGGCTTGGAATATTTGCCACAATATTCGCGCTTGGTCCCACAACGCCATTTTTCCGCCTTTTCTATGCATTCATTCCGCAAGTGAAGAAGTTCAGAGGGCCGTCGATGATATTATTCATCGCGGTTTTCAGTGCTGTTGTTTTAGCCTCGGAGATGCTTTTCGCCTTAAGAGACGATGAAAAAAGGAAATCTCTTTTAAAGCGCGGTTTAATGGTGTATCTGATTCTCATAGGGATTCTTCTTCCACTTACAGCACTCATTATGACTGGTGCTGGTAAAGGTATGATGAAGCTATATACCACAATATTCTATTCAGGGATCGATAGTTCTAAGCAGGCGATAATGCAGGCTAATATCGGCAATATAGCTCGTGGAATGTGGCTTGGAACTATCGTGGTTATTCTTGGTCTCGGCGCCTATGCCCTCGCCATGAAAAACAGGATTTCCGCCTTTCTGGCTTTGATAATTCTATCACTTGTAACTCTTTTTGACCTATGGCGAATAGATAAGCCCTTTGTTAAAATTGTTGATCCTGAAAGCTATTTTGGAGAAACATCCTCAATTTCTTTCTTGAAAAACGAATATGAAAAAAAACCATTTAGGGTAATAGTATTCCCCGGTGCATTTCAAGATAGCCATCTCGCACTTCATGGTTTAGAAGAGGTTGTCTTTGGTGTTGGCCACGGTAACCAGCTTAGAACCTTCGATGAGTTTATTAATAGAAACGGTGGATCGCGGGATCTTTTTTCAAAAGCGGGGCTTACGCTTTTAAACGCCGATTATCTTGCCGTTCGCGGAAGGGAAATTCAGCAATTTCCTTTGGCTTTTCAAGAAGGCAATTTACGCTTATATCGCAATCCAATGAGTTTTCCCCGAGCTTTCGCTGTTTATGATTGGAAATCCGCAAGTTCGCCGGAGGAGGCTCGGCGGTTAGTTTTTTCCAATGAAACTAATCCCGCTGTGACGGCTGCAATCGAAGGAACTACAGGATTTACTCAAAGTGCTGTAAATGAGAGCCTTCTTGTGCCTGCACCGGCGCAGGTTCAATACACCAGACCAGAGCGTGTTGAAGTGGAAGTCGATATGAAAAATGACGGACTTCTCATCCTTTGCGACAATTGGTATCCAGAGTGGCACGCCTATGAGGGCGATCAAGAGCTTGAAATCCTCAGAGCAAACGGAACCTTTCGTGCAGTTCCATTATCTAAGGGGAAACACAGTATAGATTTCCGTTTCGAGGGCAGGCTTTTTAAAAAGTCTCTCGTGGTGTCGATTTTAGCCATTTTGGCTTGGGGATTGCTTTTTATCCTGAGTTTTGTTGCTAACAGAAAAAGTCGAAGAGCAGTGAATGAATCTAGTTAAGGCTATAATAAAGAGTCTTCGTCCACATCAGTGGGTTAAGAATGTATTTTTATACGCGGGTGTATTTTTTGCCGGCGATTTTCTCCATCTTCCTTCGCTTATAAGGGCTACACTTGCATTTATGGCATTTTGTGCTATTTCGAGTGGTGTTTATTTGATAAACGATATTGTCGATAGGAAGAGCGACAGGATCCATCCATATAAAAAGAATCGGCCTATTGCCAGCGGGCAGCTTAAGGTTGCTTATGCTCTAATAACAGCTTTAATACTGTTTATTGTGGGTATTGTTGTTTCACTTTATATCGGAGTTGGGTTTCTGTATTTTTCAGCAGGATACATTTTTCTTCAGTTGTTATATACCTTCTTCTTAAAGAAACAACCGATATTGGATATTTTGACGGTCGCTTCGGGTTTTGTGATAAGGGCTGCTGCAGGTGGCGCGGCTGTCGATGTTCCGATCTCCTCATGGCTTTTATTATGCACCAGCTTATTGGCGCTCTTTTTAGTAACGGAAAAGAGAAGGCAGGAACTTACGAGGATAGAAAAAACCAACGAGTCGAATTTGAGCAGACCCCTTCTCGATGAGTATTCAATTAAATTTCTCGATAATCTCGCTATAATTGAGGTTTCGGCAACTTTAGTTGCGTATTCTTTTTATGTTTTTTCAAACGATGTATTTGTAAGGTTCGGAAATCACTCATTGGGATTAACTCTTCCTTTCGTGTTTTACGGACTTTTGAGGTATCTTTGGTTGGTTCATGAAAAGGAGAAAGGCGAATCACCCACTAGAATATTATTGACCGATTTACCGACGATAATTAATATGATTCTTTGGTCGATAACGGTTTTCTTAATTGTATATTTCTCATGATTAGGGAGTAAATATGAAATCACGCGTAGCAGTCGTTAAAACAAAACCTGAAACGGTTTTACAGGATATCACTCGTTGTTGCGAGCTTGGAGGTATCACAAAGACGCTCGACAAATCGGCAACGACGATACTGAAGGATAATATATCCTGGCATCTCCCTATGCCGGGCGCCAATACCACCCCTTGGGGTCTCGAAGGCATATGGTTAACCTTGAAGAAGCTCGGATATGATGATGTAGTTGTTGTCGAGAACAAGACCGTTGTAACAATTACGGAAAAGGGAGATGAGCTTTGTCGGTTCAAACCGGTATTCCAGAAATACGATATACCGGTGCTATTCAATTTCAAAAATTCGGACATGAAATGGATCGAGATTAAGCCTGACAGAGAAATGTTGATTCTCGATAAGATATTTAAGAATGGTATTTTTGTGCCCGATTACTTTATCGGGAAGAATATAATTCACCTTCCGACGGTGAAAACACATTCTTATACTACAACTACAGGCGCCATGAAGAATGCCTTCGGTGGCTTGCTTAACATAAATAGGCATTACGCACACACACATATTCACGATACACTTGTCGATTTGCTCGCTATTCAGAAACAAATACATACTGGTATATTTTGCCTAATGGATGGCACGACTTCCGGTTCTGGCCCCGGGCCTAGAACAATGACGCCACATGAAACTAATTTTTATTTAGCCTCTGCTGATCAGGTGGCAATCGATGCGGTATCGGCGAAGATAATGGGCTTCGATCCAATGAAAATAA harbors:
- a CDS encoding glycosyltransferase gives rise to the protein MGNRTNDKNYREKLPSHYSLSVIVPAYNEVDNILPLAKEFEVFLSRQKFRAEVIVVDDGSDDGTAEKTLELAVKYPFLKLVKHKQNMGKTAAIETGFSVSKGKRIAIFDADLQYDPYDLKRMMDKLDRGYGIVSGIKKGQYQKPLVSKIYNFLTRRLFGINVKDMNSMKMLRREVMAELFLRKDWHRFMVVLASQRGYRVADIPVKLRPRLHGKPKYSGFGRIFIGLTDLLAVWLSEKIFRKPMLYFGSTGFISLLLAGGLALFIFIARLGFHWGYPPLQTILILLISVSGFTFTLGFLAEAIANLRDRVEFLMLKQQNIEAPKLEVAKKQDYQKKERPTYNKSERNDFNDKSRPSSPERESKKSHDRRPDNKPSESKKLPKKKIHITEKKNKKEAIKEPALEKEVVNKPSEKSFEIVQRQQSWGRSGRVTHKNVVANKKDNSREKIEQLAKDIDSDAKLGCKIGSHENK
- a CDS encoding polysaccharide deacetylase family protein, whose product is MTHFLTIDLEDWYHAHYPGFDFRAFKPDERRVEPATERLLELLDKHQTKATFFTLGVIARDFPGLIKRIKDEGHEIACHGWDHDLIDSLPGEFLFNNINRAKELLEDVSGEEVIGFRSPNFSVNPANWNRYLDALDKSGFKYDSSAYAGRLYYGGMDGIANKTGKIEGHELHEFPPSVGRFLIYRFPLGGFYLRFFPVSVMKGAIKRIERRGQRAVLYLHPKDIDGDNPRLPVNAVYNQVHLMGVKKGYTKLNELLSSFNFMRISDYCIDSRSRKVLTPVLSG
- a CDS encoding glycosyltransferase family 4 protein codes for the protein MKKENLNILVHSIYFPPEVGGLESHIYTLAKTQIEKGHSVHVVTSRSGDFPKTETMGKITVERRFCPNKRFSGWLTTTLAGIPAMKRKFSWADICHVHTFPSIIPAIKLHRKGIPLVASIHTSHFVRLSDKKLWRPILKKLLSYPDVILTASKTIQEICRGFHPSKPIYALVNATDTGFFKPVEPVIKRPSFDTKMLFIPSRLYEIKGIEYAIRALPTIRNKQNVHLYIVGDGPLRGRLDELSASLGIQEFIHFLGTVPHIDMPGIISSADLVVLPSLMEATSIAALEAMSCEKPIIASDVGGLPEIIDDQSGILVPPKKPKALAEAILEMLSFPEEKRRSMGAHARERVKNNWSVNKLTDKVLAHYEEAFEINKRNKLL
- a CDS encoding decaprenyl-phosphate phosphoribosyltransferase, which translates into the protein MNLVKAIIKSLRPHQWVKNVFLYAGVFFAGDFLHLPSLIRATLAFMAFCAISSGVYLINDIVDRKSDRIHPYKKNRPIASGQLKVAYALITALILFIVGIVVSLYIGVGFLYFSAGYIFLQLLYTFFLKKQPILDILTVASGFVIRAAAGGAAVDVPISSWLLLCTSLLALFLVTEKRRQELTRIEKTNESNLSRPLLDEYSIKFLDNLAIIEVSATLVAYSFYVFSNDVFVRFGNHSLGLTLPFVFYGLLRYLWLVHEKEKGESPTRILLTDLPTIINMILWSITVFLIVYFS
- a CDS encoding DUF362 domain-containing protein, whose protein sequence is MKSRVAVVKTKPETVLQDITRCCELGGITKTLDKSATTILKDNISWHLPMPGANTTPWGLEGIWLTLKKLGYDDVVVVENKTVVTITEKGDELCRFKPVFQKYDIPVLFNFKNSDMKWIEIKPDREMLILDKIFKNGIFVPDYFIGKNIIHLPTVKTHSYTTTTGAMKNAFGGLLNINRHYAHTHIHDTLVDLLAIQKQIHTGIFCLMDGTTSGSGPGPRTMTPHETNFYLASADQVAIDAVSAKIMGFDPMKIRYIRRATEQGLGNGNPMNIEIVGDKEIAERNLAFKSGVNFATGTGRLLWHSPLKFMQKLFFHTPLVLIFIWASETYHDKLWWPRHGQQIFDKWLETSQWGKLFKEYTPGNCPFNKD